Proteins from one Camelina sativa cultivar DH55 chromosome 8, Cs, whole genome shotgun sequence genomic window:
- the LOC104709425 gene encoding PHD finger protein ALFIN-LIKE 4-like, with the protein MDTGGAAYNPRTVEEVFRDFKGRRAGMIKALTTDVQEFYRLCDPNNSSNRSKSNSKRGSDSRAKFSKAVPKDDEEEEEGVEEEDEDEQGETQCGACGESYAADEFWICCDLCEMWFHGKCVKITPARAEHIKQYKCPSCSNKRARA; encoded by the exons GGAGGTGTTTAGGGATTTTAAGGGTCGTAGAGCTGGCATGATTAAGGCTTTAACCACTg ATGTTCAGGAGTTTTACCGACTTTGTGATCCT aacaacagcagcaacagATCCAAATCAAACTCCAAg CGTGGATCTGACTCCCGCGCCAAGTTCTCGAAGGCTGTGCCCAAAGatgacgaggaagaagaggaaggtgtggaagaagaggatgaggatgagCAAGGGGAAACACAGTGTGGGGCATGTGGTGAGAGCTATGCAGCTGATGAGTTCTGGATCTGCTGCGACCTCTGTGAGATGTGGTTTCATGGAAAGTGTGTGAAGATAACCCCAGCCAGGGCTGAGCACATCAAGCAATACAAGTGCCCATCTTGCAGCAACAAGAGGGCTCGTGcctaa